Proteins from a single region of Sphingopyxis sp. BSN-002:
- a CDS encoding peptidase S10 encodes MKSGLSLIALALAVAVPSIAYAEDAPDKAKAEKSDDIIPQVHTTKLSGTFGGQKISYAATIGETIIKNKDGVPEVAVVTTAYIKEPRDPNRPVTFLFNGGPGSGTVWLMMGAFGPKRVAIPGTGVDDGAPPYPIVDNPDALLDVTDVVFIDPPGTGFSHLIGKADPKDYYGVTQDAKLVAEVIRLWLNNNGRWNSPKFLGGESYGTTRSAAVANQLMNETYNDVALNGIILISTVLDFAAGADTPGNELSYITNLPSMATTALYHGKATAASPEAFAEEARQWAIGPYASALLKGQKLQGEERAAIRRELARFTGLSETYLESADLRVTPGRFYKELLRDRGLTIGRLDSRYTGKDYDSAGEEPDNDPSFYGIDASYTAAINSWSRDTLGFKTDREYQSIGDVGPWDWRIGGRDTNAYMNVAPYIGQALRENSGLRVFVGQGYYDFATPFFAAEYALSRTGIPQDRIEYKYYGAGHMMYIRDEDRHKLSQDIRAFIRGR; translated from the coding sequence ATGAAATCGGGTCTGTCGCTGATCGCGCTGGCGCTTGCCGTCGCAGTACCGTCGATCGCTTATGCCGAAGACGCCCCCGACAAGGCGAAGGCCGAGAAATCCGACGACATCATCCCTCAAGTCCACACGACGAAGCTGTCGGGCACCTTCGGCGGACAAAAGATCAGCTATGCCGCGACGATCGGTGAGACGATCATCAAGAACAAGGACGGCGTGCCCGAGGTGGCAGTCGTCACCACCGCCTATATCAAGGAACCCCGCGACCCGAACCGCCCGGTGACCTTCCTGTTCAACGGCGGCCCCGGGTCGGGCACCGTGTGGCTGATGATGGGCGCATTCGGGCCGAAGCGTGTCGCGATCCCCGGCACCGGGGTCGACGACGGCGCGCCGCCCTATCCGATCGTCGACAATCCCGACGCGCTGCTCGACGTGACCGACGTGGTCTTTATCGACCCGCCGGGCACCGGCTTCTCGCACCTGATCGGCAAGGCCGATCCCAAGGATTATTACGGGGTGACGCAGGACGCGAAGCTGGTCGCCGAAGTGATCCGGCTGTGGCTCAACAACAATGGCCGCTGGAACAGCCCGAAATTTCTCGGCGGCGAAAGCTATGGCACCACGCGTTCCGCGGCGGTCGCGAACCAGCTGATGAACGAGACCTACAACGACGTCGCGCTGAACGGCATCATCCTGATCTCGACCGTGCTCGATTTCGCGGCGGGCGCCGACACGCCGGGCAACGAGCTCAGCTACATCACCAACCTGCCGTCGATGGCGACGACCGCGCTCTATCACGGCAAGGCGACCGCGGCATCGCCCGAAGCCTTTGCCGAGGAAGCGCGGCAGTGGGCGATCGGTCCCTACGCCAGCGCGCTGCTCAAGGGGCAGAAGTTGCAGGGTGAGGAGCGTGCGGCGATCCGCCGCGAGCTGGCGCGCTTCACCGGGCTGTCGGAGACTTATCTGGAAAGCGCCGACCTTCGCGTGACGCCCGGCCGCTTCTACAAGGAACTGCTGCGCGATCGCGGCCTCACCATCGGACGCCTCGACAGCCGCTACACCGGCAAGGATTATGACAGCGCCGGCGAAGAGCCCGACAACGATCCGAGCTTCTATGGCATCGACGCGAGCTACACCGCCGCGATCAACAGCTGGAGCCGCGATACGCTGGGGTTCAAGACCGACCGCGAATATCAGTCGATCGGCGACGTAGGCCCCTGGGACTGGCGGATCGGCGGGCGCGACACCAACGCCTATATGAACGTCGCGCCCTATATCGGGCAGGCGCTACGCGAGAATTCGGGGCTGCGGGTGTTCGTCGGCCAGGGCTATTATGATTTCGCGACGCCGTTCTTCGCCGCCGAATATGCGCTGTCGCGCACGGGCATTCCGCAGGACCGGATCGAGTATAAATATTATGGCGCGGGGCACATGATGTACATCCGCGACGAGGATCGCCATAAATTGTCGCAGGACATCCGCGCCTTCATTCGCGGGCGGTAA
- the uvrB gene encoding excinuclease ABC subunit UvrB gives MAIQIRTSLDEIDTGDAYVPHRPARPDKVEGGKRFELVSDYQPAGDQPTAIRELVDMALGGERDQVLLGVTGSGKTFTMAKVIDELQRPALILAPNKILAAQLYGEFKSFFPNNAVEYFVSYYDYYQPEAYVPRSDTYIEKESSVNEAIDRMRHSATRALLERDDVIIVASVSCLYGIGSVETYSAMIFDLKKGQSVDNREIIRKLVALQYKRNDQAFARGNFRVRGDSLEIFPSHYEDMAWRVSFFGDEIEEITEFDPLTGKKIANLNHVRIYANSHYVTPGPTLKQASEAIRHELTERLKELEAEGRLLEAQRLEQRTNFDLEMIAATGSCAGIENYSRFLTGRLPGEPPPTLFEYLPDNALLFVDESHQTIPQIGAMSKGDHRRKITLAEYGFRLPSCIDNRPLRFAEWDLMRPQTVSVSATPGTWEMDRTQGVFAEQVIRPTGLIDPPVIIKPVEEQVDDLIAEAKATAAAGYRTLVTTLTKRMAEDLTEFLHEAGLKVRYMHSDVETLERIEIIRDLRLGVFDVLVGINLLREGLDIPECGLVAILDADKEGFLRSETSLVQTIGRAARNVDGRVILYADRITGSMERAMRETDRRREKQEAYNAEHGITPTTIKRNIGDIIAHVASKDQVTIDIGEDKPAHMVGHNLRAYIADLEKKMRDAAADLEFEEAGRLRDEIRRLEADELGLPADEQVAPRVGRSNEGKPGTRKGRFGKQSKTKWGR, from the coding sequence ATGGCAATTCAGATTCGGACCTCGCTGGACGAGATCGACACCGGCGACGCCTATGTTCCGCACCGCCCTGCCCGCCCCGACAAGGTCGAGGGCGGCAAGCGATTCGAGCTGGTCAGCGACTATCAGCCGGCCGGAGACCAGCCGACCGCAATCCGCGAACTGGTCGATATGGCACTCGGCGGCGAGCGCGATCAGGTGCTGCTGGGCGTTACGGGTTCGGGCAAGACCTTCACCATGGCGAAGGTCATCGACGAGCTGCAGCGCCCGGCGCTGATCCTCGCCCCCAACAAGATCCTCGCGGCGCAGCTCTATGGCGAGTTCAAGAGCTTCTTCCCGAACAATGCGGTCGAATATTTCGTCAGCTATTACGATTATTACCAGCCCGAGGCCTATGTGCCGCGGTCGGACACCTACATCGAGAAGGAAAGCTCGGTGAACGAGGCGATCGACCGCATGCGCCACTCGGCGACGCGCGCGCTGCTTGAGCGCGACGACGTGATCATCGTTGCGTCGGTGTCGTGCCTCTATGGCATCGGATCGGTCGAGACCTATTCGGCGATGATCTTCGACCTCAAAAAAGGTCAGAGCGTCGACAATCGCGAGATCATCCGCAAACTGGTCGCGCTCCAGTACAAACGCAACGACCAGGCGTTCGCGCGCGGCAATTTCCGCGTGCGCGGCGACAGCCTGGAGATATTCCCGTCGCACTATGAAGATATGGCGTGGCGTGTCAGCTTCTTCGGCGACGAGATTGAGGAGATCACCGAGTTCGACCCGCTGACGGGCAAGAAGATCGCAAACCTCAATCATGTCCGCATTTACGCGAACAGCCACTATGTCACACCGGGCCCGACGCTGAAGCAGGCGAGCGAGGCGATCCGGCACGAGCTGACCGAACGGCTGAAGGAACTCGAAGCCGAGGGCCGCCTGCTCGAAGCGCAAAGGCTCGAACAGCGGACCAATTTCGATCTCGAGATGATCGCTGCCACCGGAAGCTGCGCGGGGATCGAGAATTACAGCCGCTTCCTGACCGGCCGCCTGCCCGGCGAGCCGCCGCCGACCTTGTTCGAATATCTGCCCGACAACGCCCTGCTCTTCGTCGACGAAAGCCACCAGACGATCCCGCAGATCGGCGCGATGTCGAAGGGCGATCACCGCCGCAAGATCACGCTCGCCGAATATGGTTTCCGCCTGCCCTCGTGTATCGACAACCGCCCGCTGCGTTTCGCCGAATGGGATTTGATGCGCCCGCAGACGGTGAGCGTTTCGGCGACGCCGGGAACGTGGGAGATGGACCGCACCCAAGGCGTCTTCGCCGAACAGGTGATCCGCCCCACCGGCCTCATCGATCCGCCGGTCATCATCAAGCCGGTCGAGGAACAGGTCGACGACCTGATCGCCGAAGCCAAGGCAACCGCGGCGGCGGGCTATCGCACGCTCGTTACCACGCTCACCAAGCGCATGGCCGAGGACCTCACCGAATTCCTCCACGAAGCGGGGCTCAAGGTCCGCTACATGCACAGCGATGTCGAGACGCTGGAGCGTATCGAGATCATTCGCGACTTGAGGCTCGGGGTGTTCGACGTGCTCGTCGGCATCAACCTGCTGCGCGAAGGCCTCGATATCCCCGAATGCGGGCTCGTCGCAATCCTCGACGCCGACAAGGAGGGGTTCCTGCGCAGCGAAACCTCGCTCGTCCAGACGATCGGCCGCGCCGCGCGCAACGTCGACGGCCGCGTCATCCTCTACGCCGACCGCATCACCGGCAGCATGGAACGCGCGATGCGCGAGACCGACCGCCGCCGCGAAAAGCAGGAAGCGTATAACGCCGAGCATGGCATCACCCCGACGACGATCAAGCGGAACATCGGCGACATCATCGCGCATGTCGCGTCGAAGGATCAGGTGACGATCGACATCGGCGAGGACAAGCCGGCGCACATGGTCGGTCACAACCTTCGCGCCTATATCGCCGACCTCGAAAAGAAGATGCGCGACGCCGCCGCTGATCTGGAGTTCGAGGAAGCCGGGCGTTTGCGCGACGAAATCCGCCGCCTCGAAGCCGACGAACTCGGGTTACCCGCCGACGAGCAGGTGGCGCCACGCGTCGGCCGCTCGAACGAGGGCAAGCCGGGCACGCGCAAGGGACGCTTCGGGAAGCAGAGCAAGACCAAGTGGGGGCGTTGA
- a CDS encoding DUF3617 domain-containing protein, producing MKKIMMSVALGAALAMSGCSKSENAGGTAKREAGNWRTDVKLVKFEVPGMPPEMKDGMAKMMEGTSGVEQCFTQEQVDKEDIPAELARDASKGGDCKWSKKDISGGKLDVAGTCTANGQTVDLAMNGTLGAKKTEVNITVKGKSPTGQGDYEMVLQKIETHTGPCKAGAETAKS from the coding sequence ATGAAGAAGATCATGATGAGCGTCGCGCTTGGCGCGGCCTTGGCAATGTCTGGGTGCAGCAAGAGCGAAAATGCCGGGGGCACCGCGAAACGCGAGGCCGGCAACTGGCGGACCGACGTCAAGTTGGTCAAGTTCGAGGTGCCGGGCATGCCGCCCGAGATGAAGGACGGCATGGCGAAGATGATGGAAGGCACCAGCGGCGTGGAGCAGTGCTTCACGCAGGAACAAGTGGACAAGGAAGATATTCCGGCCGAACTCGCCAGGGACGCGAGCAAGGGCGGCGATTGCAAATGGTCGAAAAAGGATATCTCGGGCGGCAAGCTCGACGTCGCCGGGACCTGCACCGCCAATGGCCAGACCGTCGACCTTGCGATGAACGGCACTCTTGGCGCCAAGAAGACCGAGGTGAACATCACCGTCAAGGGCAAGTCGCCGACGGGGCAGGGCGACTATGAAATGGTATTGCAGAAGATCGAAACGCACACCGGCCCGTGCAAGGCGGGGGCCGAGACGGCGAAGAGCTGA